One Hydrogenophaga crassostreae genomic region harbors:
- a CDS encoding MFS transporter, with amino-acid sequence MRTLPFEDPASAQSKRVAWVVLAVGVSSALHIGKLPVAIPVLREALGVTLVQAGFLLSMVQLAGMSLGLLVGLGADRFGPRRVMQIGLLVLAVASALGATAQEVQWLLASRGLEGVGFLLSVLPAPALLRQRVAHPATLSKALGWWGAYMPFGTAIALLAGTALIGVVGWRGAWQVLAGVSVLAWAVLTWSVPPPRVSHAHAMPAPLGPRLRRTLSAPGPWLVALGFFLYSGQWLAVVGFLPTVYQQAGYSGGWVAVLTALAAAVNIIGNVMAGRLLAKGVGPGRLMSFAYGVMGMGAVLAFAGDVPPMVAYLAVLLFSAVGGLIPGTLFGVSVRLAPDEGTVSTTVGWMQQLSALGQFIGPPAVAWLASVVGNWHWTGLATGACSLLGLWVAARVQGAWVGLKPR; translated from the coding sequence ATGAGAACTTTGCCCTTCGAAGATCCAGCCAGCGCGCAATCGAAGCGCGTGGCCTGGGTGGTACTGGCCGTTGGGGTGAGTTCGGCGCTGCACATTGGCAAGCTGCCGGTGGCGATTCCGGTGTTGCGCGAGGCGCTGGGCGTGACGCTCGTTCAGGCGGGGTTTCTGCTGTCCATGGTGCAACTCGCAGGCATGTCGCTGGGCTTGCTGGTGGGGCTGGGTGCCGACCGTTTTGGGCCGCGCCGCGTGATGCAGATCGGCTTGCTGGTCTTGGCCGTGGCCAGTGCGCTGGGTGCCACCGCACAGGAGGTGCAATGGTTGCTGGCATCCCGCGGGCTCGAGGGCGTGGGCTTTTTGCTGTCCGTCTTGCCCGCCCCCGCCTTGCTGCGCCAGCGCGTGGCGCATCCGGCCACGCTTTCCAAGGCGCTCGGTTGGTGGGGCGCCTACATGCCGTTCGGCACGGCCATCGCGTTGCTGGCCGGCACGGCGCTGATCGGCGTGGTCGGCTGGCGCGGCGCCTGGCAGGTGCTGGCGGGTGTGTCGGTTTTGGCGTGGGCCGTGTTGACCTGGTCTGTGCCGCCGCCCCGAGTGAGCCATGCCCATGCCATGCCCGCGCCGCTCGGCCCGCGCCTGCGGCGAACGCTCTCGGCGCCCGGCCCCTGGCTGGTGGCGTTGGGCTTCTTTCTCTATTCGGGCCAGTGGCTGGCGGTGGTCGGCTTCCTGCCGACGGTGTACCAACAAGCTGGCTACAGCGGCGGCTGGGTCGCGGTGCTCACCGCGCTGGCTGCCGCCGTCAACATCATCGGCAACGTCATGGCTGGCCGCCTGTTGGCCAAAGGCGTAGGGCCAGGGCGCCTGATGAGCTTCGCCTATGGCGTGATGGGCATGGGCGCCGTGCTCGCATTTGCCGGTGACGTCCCACCCATGGTTGCCTACCTGGCGGTGTTGTTGTTTTCCGCCGTGGGCGGGCTCATTCCCGGGACCCTGTTTGGTGTGTCGGTGCGCCTCGCGCCCGACGAAGGCACCGTCTCCACCACCGTGGGCTGGATGCAGCAGCTCTCAGCACTGGGGCAGTTCATCGGCCCGCCGGCGGTGGCCTGGCTGGCTTCGGTGGTCGGCAATTGGCACTGGACGGGTCTTGCGACCGGGGCTTGTTCGCTGTTGGGGTTGTGGGTGGCGGCTCGGGTGCAAGGGGCTTGGGTCGGTCTGAAGCCCCGTTGA
- a CDS encoding NAD(P)H-binding protein, producing the protein MFPQYQGLFAPFRNSMILITTPTGNIGSQVVEQVLASNQPIRIIARDLTRLPMHVRDRAQVLEGEHNNSALIHRACEGIDSVFWLVPPSPKASNAESAYLDFTRPACEAFNVQGVKRVVGVSALGRGSGHEGNAGLATAALAMDALIAQSGVAYRALLMPSFMDNMLRQLSPINSLGKFFSPLPGDAKYPTCATRDIASKATELLLDPSWSGVAGVPVMGPEDLSLTDMARTLSQVLGKTVTFQQTTLEGFRAQLLGQGMSGAMAQGVVDMYAAKMRGLDNKEPRTPAASTPTSFHQWCEEVMKPAIAAINRSVF; encoded by the coding sequence ATGTTCCCCCAGTATCAGGGCCTCTTTGCCCCATTCAGGAACAGCATGATCCTCATCACCACACCCACTGGCAACATCGGCAGCCAGGTTGTCGAACAGGTTCTCGCCAGCAACCAGCCGATACGGATCATTGCGCGCGACCTTACTCGCTTGCCCATGCACGTCCGAGATCGCGCTCAGGTATTGGAGGGAGAACACAACAACAGCGCGCTCATCCACCGAGCCTGCGAGGGAATCGACAGCGTTTTCTGGCTTGTACCCCCCAGCCCCAAGGCATCAAATGCAGAATCCGCCTACCTGGATTTCACACGCCCTGCATGCGAAGCCTTCAATGTGCAAGGCGTCAAGCGGGTGGTAGGTGTTTCGGCTCTGGGGCGCGGCTCGGGCCACGAAGGGAATGCCGGGCTGGCCACAGCGGCACTGGCCATGGATGCCTTGATTGCCCAGAGCGGCGTAGCCTACCGCGCATTGCTGATGCCATCGTTCATGGACAACATGCTGCGGCAACTGAGCCCCATCAACAGCCTCGGCAAATTCTTTTCACCCCTTCCAGGGGATGCGAAGTACCCCACATGTGCGACCCGAGACATTGCGTCAAAAGCCACTGAACTCTTGCTCGACCCTTCCTGGAGCGGTGTAGCTGGGGTTCCAGTGATGGGCCCCGAGGATTTGTCTCTCACAGACATGGCGCGCACGTTGTCTCAAGTGCTTGGCAAAACGGTCACCTTTCAACAAACGACGCTCGAGGGCTTCCGCGCGCAGTTATTGGGCCAGGGGATGTCCGGGGCCATGGCGCAAGGGGTTGTCGACATGTATGCCGCAAAGATGCGGGGACTCGATAACAAAGAGCCCAGAACCCCTGCAGCATCTACACCCACCAGTTTCCACCAGTGGTGTGAAGAGGTGATGAAGCCTGCAATTGCGGCCATCAACCGGTCCGTTTTTTGA
- a CDS encoding AraC family transcriptional regulator codes for MDPLSDVLALLKPRSSVSAGFDAGGEWAVQFDRHVGVKCYAVVSGQCWLQVEGIVEPLALKPGDCFLLPGGRPFRLTNDLGLTPIDARTLFPPANPGGVVTLNGGGDFFLVGSRFALAGHHTDFLLGLLPPVVHIHRKLDRAAMRWCVEHMMQELRDGHPGGHLMAQHLAHMMLVQALRSHMAQGLQGGVGWLFALSDPKIGVAIKAMHAEPALGWTLQVLAEKVGMSRSIFAQRFRETVGTSPMAYLTHWRMLLAGDKLATSSESISTVALALGYGSESAFSTAFKRVMGSSPRQYSRKAQLVQPRVPIVADS; via the coding sequence ATGGACCCCTTGTCGGACGTTCTGGCGCTTTTAAAACCACGCAGCTCGGTCTCTGCGGGTTTTGATGCGGGCGGTGAGTGGGCGGTTCAGTTCGACCGCCATGTGGGCGTCAAGTGCTACGCCGTGGTGTCTGGTCAATGCTGGTTGCAGGTGGAAGGCATCGTTGAGCCGCTGGCTCTGAAGCCTGGAGATTGCTTTCTATTGCCTGGTGGTCGACCGTTCCGATTGACCAACGACCTGGGCTTGACTCCCATTGACGCGCGCACGCTTTTTCCACCTGCTAACCCGGGAGGTGTGGTCACGCTCAATGGGGGAGGGGATTTTTTTCTGGTGGGAAGCCGTTTCGCCCTTGCGGGCCATCACACGGATTTTTTGCTGGGCTTGCTGCCGCCGGTTGTCCACATCCACCGTAAGCTGGACCGCGCGGCCATGCGTTGGTGCGTCGAGCACATGATGCAAGAGTTGCGCGATGGGCATCCTGGGGGACATTTGATGGCCCAGCACCTTGCACACATGATGTTGGTGCAAGCCCTGCGTTCGCATATGGCGCAAGGCTTGCAGGGTGGTGTTGGGTGGCTCTTTGCGCTGTCAGATCCGAAAATTGGTGTGGCAATCAAAGCGATGCATGCGGAGCCTGCATTGGGCTGGACGTTGCAGGTTCTTGCGGAAAAGGTGGGTATGTCGCGGTCGATATTCGCCCAACGGTTTCGAGAAACGGTCGGCACTTCGCCCATGGCCTACCTGACACACTGGCGCATGCTGCTGGCTGGCGACAAGCTAGCAACCTCAAGCGAGAGCATCTCCACTGTCGCACTTGCTCTGGGCTATGGGTCTGAAAGTGCGTTCAGCACCGCATTCAAACGCGTGATGGGAAGCTCTCCCCGCCAATACAGCCGCAAGGCGCAGTTGGTGCAACCGCGGGTACCAATCGTTGCGGACAGCTGA
- a CDS encoding threonine ammonia-lyase, producing MNLAMIQAAATRLQGHARHTPLLSAPLLDRIAGRRILVKAECLQWTGSFKFRGGWAAVSALPVGTKGVIAYSSGNHAQGVALAASRHGLSCVILMPSDAPKVKIANTRAYGAEVVLYDRAGDDRDALGSTIAEERGLVLIKPFDNAEVIAGQGSIGLEIAQDFEDDAQVLTCCGGGGMTAGVALALEGRMLVRPCEPEGFDDTARSLISGQRERNAALSGSICDAIVTPSPGELTFPILQRLCGTGLVVTDDEVQRAMALAFEHLRIVIEPGGAVALAAALFRPELPDTVIAVASGGNVDSALFAQVLSRYGA from the coding sequence ATGAACCTTGCAATGATCCAGGCCGCTGCAACCCGCTTGCAGGGCCACGCCCGCCACACGCCGCTGCTGTCCGCGCCTTTGCTGGACCGCATCGCCGGGCGGCGCATCCTGGTCAAGGCGGAATGTTTGCAGTGGACCGGCAGTTTCAAGTTTCGCGGTGGCTGGGCGGCGGTTTCTGCGTTGCCTGTGGGCACGAAAGGCGTGATCGCGTATTCCTCGGGCAACCATGCGCAGGGCGTGGCATTGGCCGCGAGCCGCCATGGCTTGTCCTGTGTGATCCTCATGCCATCGGACGCGCCCAAGGTGAAGATCGCCAACACCCGCGCCTACGGGGCCGAGGTGGTGCTCTACGACCGTGCGGGCGACGACCGGGATGCACTTGGTTCAACCATCGCTGAGGAGCGTGGTCTGGTGCTGATCAAGCCTTTTGACAACGCCGAGGTGATCGCGGGGCAGGGCAGCATAGGGCTTGAAATCGCGCAAGATTTTGAGGACGATGCGCAGGTGCTGACCTGTTGCGGTGGCGGTGGAATGACCGCTGGCGTTGCCTTGGCACTTGAAGGCCGGATGTTGGTGCGCCCTTGCGAACCGGAAGGTTTTGACGACACCGCCCGCAGCCTGATTTCTGGGCAGCGCGAGCGCAATGCGGCGCTGTCGGGCTCCATTTGCGACGCGATCGTCACGCCGTCGCCGGGGGAATTGACCTTTCCGATCCTGCAGCGTCTGTGTGGCACGGGCCTGGTGGTCACCGATGACGAAGTGCAGCGCGCCATGGCGTTGGCTTTTGAGCACCTGCGCATCGTGATTGAACCAGGTGGCGCTGTGGCACTGGCGGCGGCGCTGTTCCGCCCCGAGTTGCCCGACACGGTGATCGCGGTGGCTTCTGGCGGCAATGTCGATTCGGCGCTGTTCGCGCAGGTCTTGTCGCGGTACGGGGCTTGA